The DNA region TGCGACCAAAAAGAGTATTGGAAAAAAACATAATGAACCCTCGAGGGCAAACCCATTTATCCCATTCTAACCAACTTCTCACACAAAACGATATTGAAATCATCTCTTGACGTGAACTCTTGTGTCGAACATCGCATTTCTGAAGAATACTTCAACTATCTGACTGTTGACCAAATCCACAACTAATGCAGCCGCCGCAGTGACCGCGGACCACAATCGTGGCTTCGTCCTTATTCTCAGTCTCATGCTCAGTCTCATTCTCACTCATATCCGTGTACCCACCCTCCTGAACATCGGATATGTCACTCTCGGCATTCGGCGCTTGCGTAGAGATGCTGAACAAAATGGCAGCCGCGCGGTAGTCGCAAATGTCATTGACGCACTCGCCAGCGGCGCAGCAGGTCCAATCACCATCAATACGCTGCGTGCCCTCACTCATCCGAATGCGTTCGTGTCCAAGGAGGGTGCTGCCGTCGTAGCCACCGTGAACCGAAACGGTCTCAGCGTGACCAGTGGCGAGACGATCTTTGCATGGAGCGAGACGCTCTGCTCGGCTCTCCATGACCTCGCGAGAGGCAGTACAGGTCAGCCAGAGCCGATGTTTGTAGGAGGTATGAGCGAGGTCGGAGCACATGACGGGGCAAGTGACTATGATGGGCATTCCGAGGAAACTACCGTCGTTTTGATAGCTCATCTTGTTTGCCTGCTCGCAGAGAAGGAAGACCGGTTCAGGTTTCGGCGTGAGGcggagaagcagcaggcGGTTCTCGCTCGGCTCGGCGACGCACTGCTCGCTGCAGCAAACGACGAGGGCTTCGACCACCCGGCACATGCTGCGAACTGCCCAGGGTGCTGCTTCGGTCGGCGATGTTTGTGGTGGTTAATGCTATAGAGACGAAAATGGGCTGTTGTAGGATACATTAGAGTCGAGGTCCGAAGAATATTGAACCCAGCAACTTGGATTGCTACTTTGTAGCTGAGGAGACAAAAGCGATATCAAGGGATGCTTTCTGTTTCGACTGGACCCGAACTGAAGTGATATGCCGAAAGACGCCGCAACAGAAAGAAACATCTCGTCCAGGTGTGCACAATCGTGTAGACGCCAGACTCTTTCCAGCTCCTGAGACATGTGTAAGTGAGAATAAAACACACACAGGCAACCGCCAACCATCGCGACGGGTTTTAAGCATGTTTCAAGGGGGATTAGGTCATAGTTCTAAGAGGGAATCTAGCTGGACAGACGTCAACTGAAATCATGGACACACCGGTTCTGTTGTCATTGTTATTAAATACTCACGGTCCCTTGCAAGGCATCGAGTGCTGGCATATTGTGTTGTTTACGTGTTTGAAATGTCTCAATAACGCCGAAAAAGGAAGATTTCATTTTTGGACTTGACAAACACTGAAAGACTATAGGAGCCTATTACTCATTTTCTCGCTTCTTCGAATGTTAACACTGGCTTTTGGTTTAAGAGCTACAAGTCAACGATcacgatgatgatgctgaaGATGCTGGCCCTAAAGATGGCTACCGTAATCCAAATACCGCTTTGGGAGTACACAGTCAGGAACAGAACCTGTTTAGCCAAACATCACCACATCTTACTATGTGATTGGGACTCTCCTTTGACTTGATCGCCGTGCTTACGAGGGTCCTGCTGACCCCTCCACTGATGAAGCAAGATACTGATGTCCCAGCACACTCGAAAATGGGAAGTGATGCTGCCGGCTTGAAACAGGAATTCGATACCTGGTTGTGAAACGTCAATAAATATTGCAACAAATTGATGACTTGAGAAGTTGGACGCCTCTCTGAGGAAAGACTTGAGACTAGGCGGTTATCTCTTTTCCATGCGCTGTGATTGTATGATGTTGTGATGGCATGCTGGCAAGCTCTCATCGCTAAGTGCCGAGAAACAAAATGTGCGCATTGTGTGTTCTTTGAAGGGATACATTTGTCCTAGAAAGAATATTCCTTTCCTCTCATAATTACTGAAAACCCCAAGTAAATAAATAACCCCGGCAAACTCTGCCTCATCAATGATATAGTGATTGCTTTTTCTCCAGCAAGGCTTGTAAGTTTGCTCTGTTGTTCCGCCTCGAATTAATTTTGTAGCCCGGGCTGGAAAGACCCAGCGAAAACTACGTTCCAGCTCTCGC from Colletotrichum higginsianum IMI 349063 chromosome 4, whole genome shotgun sequence includes:
- a CDS encoding D-aminopeptidase, producing the protein MCRVVEALVVCCSEQCVAEPSENRLLLLRLTPKPEPVFLLCEQANKMSYQNDGSFLGMPIIVTCPVMCSDLAHTSYKHRLWLTCTASREVMESRAERLAPCKDRLATGHAETVSVHGGYDGSTLLGHERIRMSEGTQRIDGDWTCCAAGECVNDICDYRAAAILFSISTQAPNAESDISDVQEGGYTDMSENETEHETENKDEATIVVRGHCGGCISCGFGQQSDS